One part of the Truepera radiovictrix DSM 17093 genome encodes these proteins:
- a CDS encoding DUF503 domain-containing protein has product MATIYVGVYLARLEAPWVTSLKEKRSLIKPVTEKLKSRFPVSVARLDGLDAHDWELIGATALSHDRVWLEGLLYRVGDFVAAHGTFRVAESRVELEAWEGLER; this is encoded by the coding sequence GTGGCGACCATCTACGTCGGCGTCTATTTGGCGCGCCTCGAGGCGCCCTGGGTCACGTCGCTTAAGGAGAAGCGCTCACTCATCAAACCCGTGACCGAAAAGCTCAAGAGCCGCTTTCCGGTCTCCGTCGCTCGCCTCGACGGGCTCGACGCGCACGACTGGGAGCTGATCGGCGCCACCGCGCTGAGCCACGACCGGGTGTGGTTGGAGGGGCTGCTCTACCGCGTCGGGGATTTTGTCGCCGCTCACGGCACCTTCCGGGTCGCTGAAAGCCGCGTCGAGCTCGAGGCGTGGGAGGGGCTCGAGCGCTAG
- a CDS encoding DUF1999 family protein, with product MASLTFARPLSPEDEALTELDRRYAEAFGLEPLLSRSSVLFYVRTGHAFVAVRAGEATGFVLAQAVWNGARPTVYVNRLAVPDPEDTASREALLEAVTKSAYDAGVYDLWVQVPEADAAAAAALGAKRYRALPERLYARTLGSRGQR from the coding sequence GTGGCGAGCCTGACCTTCGCGCGCCCCCTGAGCCCCGAGGACGAGGCGCTCACCGAGCTCGACCGGCGTTACGCCGAAGCCTTCGGGCTCGAGCCGCTCTTAAGCCGCAGCAGCGTGCTGTTCTACGTCCGCACGGGGCACGCCTTCGTGGCGGTGCGCGCGGGCGAAGCGACCGGTTTCGTGCTCGCGCAAGCCGTCTGGAACGGCGCGCGCCCGACGGTCTACGTCAACCGCTTGGCGGTCCCCGACCCCGAGGACACCGCCTCCCGCGAGGCGCTTTTAGAGGCGGTCACCAAGAGCGCTTACGACGCGGGGGTCTATGACCTCTGGGTGCAGGTGCCGGAGGCCGACGCGGCGGCCGCCGCGGCGCTCGGCGCCAAACGCTACCGGGCGCTCCCCGAACGGCTCTACGCGCGCACGCTCGGCTCGAGGGGGCAGCGCTAG
- the moaC gene encoding cyclic pyranopterin monophosphate synthase MoaC, whose product MTHFEDGSAVMVDVSEKADTVREATACSSLLLPAPVLAALKAGASAKGDPIAVAELAGIMAAKRTSELIPLCHPLPLSKVAVRGELDEATGRVRFTATCRVTGKTGVEMEALVAASVAALTLYDMLKAHGKGMVVAETKLLSKTGGKSGPWRA is encoded by the coding sequence ATGACCCATTTTGAAGACGGCAGCGCCGTCATGGTGGACGTCTCGGAAAAAGCGGACACGGTGCGCGAGGCCACCGCGTGCTCGAGCCTGCTCTTGCCCGCGCCCGTCTTGGCGGCGCTCAAAGCGGGGGCGAGCGCCAAGGGCGACCCCATCGCCGTCGCCGAGCTCGCGGGGATCATGGCTGCCAAACGCACGAGCGAGCTCATCCCGCTCTGTCACCCGCTGCCGCTGAGCAAGGTCGCGGTGCGCGGCGAGCTCGACGAGGCGACGGGGCGGGTGCGCTTCACCGCGACCTGCCGCGTCACGGGCAAGACCGGCGTCGAGATGGAGGCGCTGGTTGCCGCGAGCGTCGCCGCGCTCACCCTATACGACATGCTTAAAGCCCACGGCAAGGGGATGGTCGTCGCCGAGACGAAACTGCTCAGCAAAACGGGCGGAAAGTCGGGGCCGTGGCGAGCCTGA